In Deltaproteobacteria bacterium, the genomic stretch GCACGACGAGATTGTCGAGACGCAGATGCCCCGCGAGGCTCGCCGCTTCGTACGCGACACCTTCCATCATGCAGCCGTCGCCGGAGAGCGCGTAAACCTTGAGATCGAAGGGGTCGAACCCGGGATCCGCGAAACGCGCGGAAGCCATCTTCGCGCCGAGCGCCATGCCCACGGCGTTGGCAATGCCTTGGCCGAGCGGGCCGGTCGTCACCTCGACGCCGGGGGCCTCGCCGCGCTCCGGATGGCCGGGGGTCTTCGATCCCCACTGGCGGAAGCGCACGAGCTCGTCCATCGACAGGTCGAAGCCGAACAGGTGCAGCAGCGCATACTGAAGCATCGAGCCATGGCCCGCGGAGAGCACGAAGCGGTCGCGGCCCATCCACGCGGGGTGGTCGGGGTCGAAGCGCAGGTGCCGCGCCCAGAGCACGGTGGCGAGGTCGGCGCAGCCCATCGGCATTCCGGGGTGGCCGGAGTTCGCCTTTTGCACCGCGTCGGCGGCGAGGAAACGGATCGTGTCGGCGACGCGTTTCAACGCGCCCAAATCGCCCAGACCATCGGCCATCGCAATCACTCCCATGCGGATATGATGAAGTCACGACGAGACGTCGCGCGAACAAATTAGCACGACTGACGGCGCGGGTCTAAGGGTTTGTCCCGAGTCCGATGTCCGCGACGACGCCGAAGTGGTCGGACGCCGGGCGGTCGTTTTCGAGTCGCGTGCCGAAGAGCCCCGCATTGCGGACCTCGGCCCAGTCGGGCGCGTCGCGCAAAAAGATGTAGTCGAGCCGCCGGATCTCCTGCTCCAGAATCGGCTGAAGCACGTCGTTCACCGCCGCCTCGAACTCGTAGACCGGCTTGAAGGTCTTGAGGGTGTGCGTGTTGGGGTTGTTGGCGTAATCCCACGTCATCAGCAGCGTTTGCGGATCGTCGTCCTTCGTGACCGACGTGAAGCGGTGTTCGCGCCGCAGCCACGCGAGCTCCTCCGACTCCGGCGAGGCGTTGAAGTCTCCCGCGAAAATCACCGGCTCGCGCGCGAAGCCCAGCTCGCGCATCCACGTCGTCGCGGCGGCCAGCTCGTCGCGTCGTCGTTCGTCCGATTCCGCCATGGTCGCGAAGATCTCGGCCGGGCGCGTCGCCGGGATCTTTCCCTTTCGGGGGAGTCCTTCGATCGCGTCGCGGATCTCGCTCGTGATTTCCGGCCCGTGGTGCAGGTGCGTGACGACCAGCAGGATCTCGCGACCGTTCACGCGAATCGTGGCCGCCCCCGCGGTGCGCACCTCGGACGTCTGAAAGCAGACGGCGCGCGACGCATACCACAGCGATCCGGAGAGCTGGCGCACGCCCAGATCCGCAAGACCCAGATCGCGCTTCGCCAGAATCGCGAGCCCCGAGAACAGATTCGTCGGCACGCCGAACCCCGCGATCTTGATGCCCGTGTTGTCGAAGACCCACGCGGCGTCCATGTCCAGTTCGCGCGCGATGCGCTCCGTGAGCGCCGGGGCGGGGTTCACCTCCTGCAGGAAAAGGATGTCGGCGTCCGCCTCGCGGGCCTGCGTGAGAAAGAGTTGCAGGCGTCGTTCGCGCTCGGCCGGCGTTTCGAACTCGCCGAACTTCAGCATGCTGGTGGGGTTCAGGCCGTGCCAGACGTTGTAGGTGATCACGCGCAGGGATTCGCGTTTCGCGGACATGTCGTTTCCTCGCCGGGGGGATGAGCAGGAGATCGTGAGCAGCGCGAGCGCGGCGCAGGCGACTCGCGCGAAACGGCGATGCGTCATTCGTACACCGGGTCCGCGGCGCAGCGGAATCCGAACATGGGTCCGCCGACGGTTTCGTCGGGCACGGCGATGCGGCGCGTCGCGCGGTATTGAATAGCGGGGTTCGATTCGTCGCCCACGCCGTCCATCAATTGGAAGCCGCCGCCGCGCAGCCACGCGCGCGTGGCGCCCTCGGCGTCAGGCCCGACCGTCCACTCCCACACGTTGCCCGAAAGCTGAAAGACGCCGTAGGGGCTTGCGCCGGTCGTGAATTCCGTAACGGGGGCCGCTGCGGCGAATCCGTCCACGCTGCCGTCGCAGGCGGCGTTGTCGCACCAGTTGCAGCAGGTGTCGCACCACGCGTCGCCCCACGGGTAACGCAGCCCCTCCACCCCGCGCGCGGCGCGTTCCCACTCGGCGTCGGCGGGGAGTCGTCCGCCGGCGAACGCGCAGTAATCCTCGGCGTCCTCGACCGAGACGAAGGTGATGGGATCCTTCGCGCTCGCCGACACGGGGCCGGGCAATTCGGACATCGCGCGGCACGCGCCGGCCTGCGCGCACGCGTCGTACTTCTCCACGCTCGTTTCGCGCTCGTCGATCCAGAACATGTC encodes the following:
- a CDS encoding endonuclease/exonuclease/phosphatase family protein, which gives rise to MSAKRESLRVITYNVWHGLNPTSMLKFGEFETPAERERRLQLFLTQAREADADILFLQEVNPAPALTERIARELDMDAAWVFDNTGIKIAGFGVPTNLFSGLAILAKRDLGLADLGVRQLSGSLWYASRAVCFQTSEVRTAGAATIRVNGREILLVVTHLHHGPEITSEIRDAIEGLPRKGKIPATRPAEIFATMAESDERRRDELAAATTWMRELGFAREPVIFAGDFNASPESEELAWLRREHRFTSVTKDDDPQTLLMTWDYANNPNTHTLKTFKPVYEFEAAVNDVLQPILEQEIRRLDYIFLRDAPDWAEVRNAGLFGTRLENDRPASDHFGVVADIGLGTNP
- a CDS encoding SUMF1/EgtB/PvdO family nonheme iron enzyme — translated: MKLIPEGLGGYGCDPEYDEGCKGSDAPIGVVSLDMFWIDERETSVEKYDACAQAGACRAMSELPGPVSASAKDPITFVSVEDAEDYCAFAGGRLPADAEWERAARGVEGLRYPWGDAWCDTCCNWCDNAACDGSVDGFAAAAPVTEFTTGASPYGVFQLSGNVWEWTVGPDAEGATRAWLRGGGFQLMDGVGDESNPAIQYRATRRIAVPDETVGGPMFGFRCAADPVYE